In the Breoghania sp. genome, AAGAGCGCTGGTTCCAGAGCGGTGCATGCCCGCTATGATGAGAGCCGACTTTTCTTGAGGTCGCTTTTCGATGACGTCCTCCGGACTTTCCGCGCTTTCCCCGTTTACCACTAAGTGCAAACCTTCAAGCAGATGCCGGCTCCAATCTAAACGGCCGGCGTAGTCAAAAGGGCAAGCCACCAAGCCCTATTGCAATCCATTATTCGCAATACCAAAACCAACCAACACTCGCGGTCGGATAGCCACTTCCAAATAGATTTCAGGACCCAATAAGTCGCTTCGCTCGCGTTCAAACCCTATGGGGCAAAACCCACCCTAAAGGGTAAAGCTCATCGCCCGCTATCCTGAAGCGGCGGATCCTGACGGCGCTAAATTATTCTACACCCCATCAGACATATTACCAGCCATTTGCCCAGGAACGGAGCTTACCCCCAACTTTCCCGTACGGGTACCCTCAAATTCTAGCGCCACGTTCCCGAGAAAGGTCGCGCGCAATCCGCGCATATCCCGACAAGAACGGTTCTCATCAGGCCTTCAATCGTAGGTTGAGAACCAAGGAGGGACTGGCTGGGGCGGCAGGATTCGAACCTGCGAATGGCGGCACCAAAAGCCGCTGCCTTACCACTTGGCGACGCCCCAACGCGCAACTGTTTCGGTCGCGGCCCTTCCTATAGCGACTCACCGTTCGCGCTGCAAGCCACCTGAAAGGCCCCGCAGGACCAGAGGCGCCAAACATGAACCACCCTGCATGAAATGAAGGGACTGCCATCGCGCCGGCCCCACGTCTCGCCGACGGTTCGGCCGTCTCGCGCGGGTGGCTGGCGCGTTTCAACCCCGTTCTCCACTTGTGGAAAACGCTATTTTTCAACGTCTTTGCGAAAACACGCTGCGGCAATCATGAAACAGTGGATAAACGCAACACTCGTCGCTTGCGGGCAAGCTACGAGGACGCTATAAGACCGCCACTGAAACGGGCAGCGCCGAAGCGAAAACGCCTCGAACCGCTGAAAATACCCGCTCAGGTGAAAAGTCGGAGTGTAGCGCAGCCTGGTAGCGCACCTCGTTCGGGACGAGGGGGTCGCAGGTTCAAATCCTGCCACTCCGACCATTTTTCCCGCTGAAGTCACATCCCCCTTTGATTCGAATGGTCCGCGCGATGCCGGTTTCCCAGGCACCGCTTGCGTTCCGCATCCTTGCGTCCCTTTTCGTCCGCATCGGGTTCCAGCGCGCGGTCTATAGAAATCAGCCGGAATCAATGCACTCAACAGCAACGCAGCGGCATCCCCTGCGCTCAGGGTTCAGGCCGCCAGCGCAGCCGTGATCCACTTTTTGGCCTCATCCCGCTCAGCGACCGAGAATAGCCTGACCTCGCCCGGCATAAGAAAGGTGAAGGCCGATATCGTATTGCCGATCCACGCGATATCGGTGACGACCGCGATCCGCTCCCAGCCAAGCCAATGTTCCAGGCCGGTCTTGAAATCGCTCCACATGGCGCCCGCCTCCACGTGCTCCAGATCGCCATCGATCTCATAATAGAGCCTGAGCTTGCGGTGACGGGAAAAGGCCTCATCAACTGCCGGAATCAGCACCTTTTCATAGTCTGCCCTGGTCAGCCGCCCATGACAGGCAAAAGCGACGGTATTTTCGGGAAAGCCCTGGAGTTGCTCGATCATGCGACGCCTCCTGACATAATGGCAGGTTTACCATACGGCATCTTGCGAAGCGCCGTAACTCCCGAAACCGCGCCAACATCCCCAATCCACCGGCACGGAAAACGCCGAGGCGGGCGCTTTGCGAAACAGAACTCGACGCTTCCGTTAATCACCCCCACCTTCGAAATTGTCATATCTATATATTTTCCTCTGAAATACTAGCAGCTCTTCTATCTCTATTGAGATTTTCTTCCAATATGGAAATGCCTATATCGCAATGACACTCCACTTTCCGTAGATTCCTCCGCATGCGCTTTAAGCGTTCGTAAGAGTTTGACGCTATACCCATATTGGCTTGCTCAGGCTACTTGTGAGATGGATCCGGAATGACTGTCGAACATGAAGACATCCTCGGTTGCACGTGCCTGAATTGCGCCGCGACCAGGCAGTTCCAGGCCGATGCGGTTGAGCCTCAAAACGCCGCCAAGCCGGTCTTCACGCTAAGCCAGGTGATCGACCAACTGACCGATCCCGCGCAAAGCTGGACATCGACGACGGTCACCTACGGGTTCACGACGGTCAATCCCGGGTATGGCAGCGAAGCGTCCGGATACGCGCCTTTTTCCGCGGCCCAGAGGTCGGCGGCACGCGAGGCAATTGCGTTATGGGATGACCTGACCCCCCTGACCTTCGTGGAATCCGGCAACGGAAACACGGCGGATATCCGCTTTTCGAACACCACAACCGGGCCACAGGTTGCCTGGGCCTATTATCCCAGCACCTATTCCAATTATCAGGAAGAGGGCGACGTCTGGATCAACCCCAATTACTGGGCGAACAGTTATCTGGACTATGGCGAATACGGCTTCCACACACTTGTGCACGAGCTTGGTCACTCAATCGGGCTTTCGCATCCCGGCGCCTATAACGGCGGATCGCCGACCTACACCGACATGGCCGAATATCAACAGGACACCCGCCAATATACGGTGATGTCCTATTTTCAGGCTTCCAACACGGGCGCGGACCATTCGCCTCCGGGGCAATCCACATCCTACGGCGCAACGCCGCTGCTGCATGACATCGCCGCCATTCAGGCGATCTATGGCGCCGACATGACGACACGCACGGGCAACACGGTCTACGGCTTCAATTCCAATGCCGGACGCGCCCAATTCAATTTCGCGATCAACACCGCCCCCGTGGTCGCCATCTGGGATGCGGGCGGCACGGATACGCTCGATCTGTCGGGTACGAGCTACAATCAGGTCATCAATCTGGCGGAAGGCACCTTCTCCGACGTGATGGGCATGACCGACAATCTGGCCATCGCATTCGGCGTGTCGATCGAAAACGCGAAAGGCGGCAGCGGGCAGGACCAGATCAATGGCAACGGCCTTGCCAACTATCTTTATGGCAATGCCGGGAATGACACGCTCAATGGCGGCGACGGCAATGACATCCTCTGGGGTGGCCTTGGCGCGGATCATCTCAATGGCGGAGCTGGCATCGACCGCGCCCAGTACCATCTGGCTGCGGCTGCGGTGACAGCGGATCTTCTGATCGCAGCCAACAACACCGGCGAAGCCGCAGGCGATACCTATATTTCCATCGAGCACCTTTACGGCAGCCGCTACGGCGACACCCTGCGCGGCGACAACGCAAGAAACGTCATCTGGGGGTGGCTCGGTAACGACACGATCAACGGAGAAGGTGGAGACGACACGCTCTACGGGGATGTGGGCGACGACACACTCAACGGCGGCGACGGCCCAGACAACCTGCTCGGAGGCCTCGGCGCGGATGTGCTCAATGGCGGCAACGGCATGGACCGCGTCTACTATCAACAGGCAACGACTGCCGTCACCGCAGATCTCTTGAATCCCGCCAACAATACCGGCGAGGCCGCGGGCGACACCTATATCTCCATCGAGCACCTTTACGGCAGCCGCTACGGCGACACCCTGCGCGGCGACAACGCAAGAAACGTCATTTGGGGGTGGCTCGGTAACGACACGATCAACGGAGAAGGTGGAGACGACACGCTCTACGGGGATGTGGGCGACGACACACTCAACGGCGGCGACGGCCCAGACAACCTGCTCGGAGGCCTCGGCGCGGATGTGCTCAATGGCGGCAACGGCATGGATCGCGTCTACTATCAAAAGGCGACAACCGCCGTCACCGCAGATCTCTTGAATCCCGCCAACAATACCGGCGAGGCCGCCGGCGATACCTATATCTCCATCGAACACCTTTCCGGCAGCCGCTATGGCGACACCCTGCGCGGCGACAACGCAAGAAACGTCATCTGGGGGGAGCTCGGTAACGACACGATCAACGGAGAAGGCGGAGACGACACGCTCTACGGCGGTGTGGGCGACGACACGATCAACGGTGGCGACGGCCGAGACAACCTGCTCGGAGGCCTCGGCGCTGATGTCCTCAATGGCGGCAACGGCATGGACCGCGTCTACTATCAACAGGCGACAACGGGCGTCACCGCAGATCTCTTGAATCCCGCCAACAATACCGGCGAGGCCGCAGGCGACACCTATATCTCCATCGAACACCTTTCCGGCAGCCGCTATGGCGACACTCTGCGCGGCGACAATGCGGCCAACAGCATCTGGGGCTGGCACGGTGATGACGATATCTCCGGAGAGGGCGGAGATGACGCGCTTTATGGCGGTTCGGGATCGGATGTCTTTCACTTCGCCGCCGGGTTCGCATCCGACACGGTCTTCGACTTCGAATACGGCTTCGACACGCTCATGTTCTCAGCCGATTTCGGCACCGATCAGGCAGTTACGCTGGCGGCGACCTACGGCGAAGAAGTCGCAGGAAACTACGTTTTCGATTTCGGTGCGGACGGGCAGTTGACCATCCTCAACGCAACAGAAAGCCAGGTCGTCGACAGCATCATGTTCGCCTGAACGCAGACGGCGGGACAATGCAACAAGATGCGAATAGCGCCTTGTCACGCGTGTGGCCCCGAGGCCACTTCGCCACTGCTGCGGCTGGCGGCATGGATGCCCCCTTCCCGTTTCGAGCAGCCCGACATGCCCTTATTTGAGGACGCGTGGCCGGATGGCGATCTCCTCGCAGGCTACACAGTCGCTCTGCCTGCGTCGACATGGACAGCGCCGCACAGGCAGCACCACACGGGCAGCACCGCGCAGGCAGCACTGCACACAAACGGCGTCTTTTCCGATCAAACCCGGGCACGAATTACTTCTTTAAATCGACTGTTTCTTTTCCGATTTCACTGAACTCTCTTTGGTTCCCGTACTGGCGAAACGACGAAACCTGTGGTGTACTCGTCTTTTAACGCGCCATCCGCGATATTTGTATTATCGGAGATTAGACATGAAATTCCTGTCTGCCCGAACACTCTCTTTTTCGATGATTTTTTCCATCGCGACACTTTTGGCGGCCAGCGTTTTGTTCTTGGCCCCATCCGCCTCCACGTCAGACGCGGACACGTTGCCCCCGTTCACCCCTGCCGATGTGCCGCCTGCGCCGGACTATGCCGAGGCGAGCAGCTGGCTCGACCTGCCGGAGAACCCCGACCAGTTCGGCGTCGACATCATCTGGCTCTATCCGACCGTGCTCGTCGACAATTCGGCCTGGCTCATGGACATCACCCGCAAGGACCTGATCGCGGGGGCCGCGGAATCGGTCGCCACCGAGGCCCGGATCTTTTCCGGGCAGGCCAACCTCTATGCGCCGCTCTACAGGCAGATGAACCTTGCCGGGTTCAACCTGCCTGAAGAGCAACGTGACGCCATCGTCGCCTATGGCGAGGACGATGCGAAACGCGCCATGGCCTATTACATGGAGCATTACAACAAGGGGCGGCCTTTCATTCTGGCTGCCCACAGCCAGGGCTCCTATGTGCTGACGCAGCTTCTGGTGGATTACTGGGGCAAGCTCGGCATCGAGGACCAGTTGATCGCAGGCTATGTCGTCGGCTGGTCGGTGACCCACCAGGATCTCAAGGACAATCCGGCGATCACCATCTGCGAGGAGGCCCGGCAGACGGGCTGCTTTGTCAGCTACAATTCCGTTGCGCCGGGACGACAGGAGGCATCGCCGCTGATCCTGCCGGGAGCCATTGTCGTCAATCCGCTGACATGGACGCGAGAGGAGACGCTCGCCCCGGCCTCGCGCAACCGCGGTTCGACCTTCTTCAACCAGGACCACACCTACCAGATCCTGCCGGAATTCGCGTCCGCGCAGATTGCCGATGGGGGGCTCGCGGTGGTGGCGAAAGATCCCGCGCGCCTCAACTCCCCCTACTTCCCGCAAGGGGTCTATCACGGCTACGACTACCCGCTTTTCTATGAGAACATCATGTCCAATGCCGCGCAGCGCATCCAGTCCTATCTGGATGCGCGAAAATAGCCTGCGCATGGGGCGTGGGTGCGAAGGCTGGCGGCGACGGTTTCACACGCGGCGCATGGCTTTCGTGCGAGAGTTTGTTAACATTTGCGAAATTGGGCGAGTCTCTTGCTGGACGGGGCGCGGATGAGCGGATCGGTCATCACCATCGCATCGCTGAAGGGGGGAAGCGGCAAGACCACGCTTGCCACCTGCCTCGCCGTGCACTGGCATCTGAAATGGCGCAACCCGCTGCTGATCGACGCCGATCCGCAACGCTCCATCATCCGGCTTGCCGAGCGCGAGCGGGCGCTTGGCGGCATCGATCTGATCGAACAGGCCGACAAGAGCGTGTGGGAAACCATCAAGCAGCGCAGCCCCTCCTATGGCGTGACCATCGTCGACACGCCCGGCTTCGACAGCGACATAACCGTGGCGGCCCTTGCCGTTGCCGATCTTGTTCTGATCCCGGTCAAGGCCTCGCCGCTTGATGTCGACCGCATGATGGATACGGTCAAAACACTGATGAGCGGGATGAAGGGCTGGACACCAGCCTTTCGTTGCGTGTTGACCCAGACAACGCGCGGCAGCGTGATTTCGCGCCATATCCGCGCCGAGCTTGAGGACGGTGGTTTTCCGCTGCTGGCAACCGACATGCCGAACCGGGTTGCCTATGCGGAAGCAGGTCTTTATGGCGCAACGCCCACCCAGATCGCCCCGGATGGCCCGGCAGCGCGCGATATCGCGGATATCGCCACCGAGGCGGAGGTGCTGCTCTCCACCCGGAATGCGCGAAAGGCGGTCGGCGCATGAGCAAGAAACTGCCGCGCACCTCTCAACGCACGCTGAGCGATCTGCGCAACGCCGCCCGAGATGCGATGGAGGCGGAAATCGCTGCGGACCCGATCGTCGAAGCGGTGGCATCCGACAAGGCGGAACACCGTGGCGGAGAGACGACCGCGATGTCGTCCCCCTCACCTGCCAGCCCACCTCAGGCGACCGCCGCGCAAACTGATGAAACGGCGCCCGGGGCCGCCCCAAAAGCGACGCCCGAACCGACACCCAAGCCCGCCGCACGAAAGCTCGCGCCGTCCAGGGCTGTCGCCACGCGCGCGCCCTCCCGACCGGCCGCGCGCGCTGTGGTCGCCGTCAAACCACCGGCCTTCGACAAGGCCGCGTTTCGCGAGGCGGCGGGGCGGATGATTGTGGAGCGCCACGCCAACCTTGCCGCGGTGACGGGGCTGATCCCGCTGCCTTGGGTGGATCTTGCGGCGATTACCGCGATCGTGGACCGAATGTTCCGCAAGCTTGCGCGGCTTTACGGCATGCGACTGGAAGGCGAGCGCAGCAGGCAGCTGGCGACCGCGATGTTGACAGGCGTGGCGGTGCCCGCCATTGCCACCTTCACCACCAGCACCCTCTTCCAGATCACGCTTGGCCAGAACCTGATCGGCAGCGCGCTCACCTGCATTTCCGCCGCCGTGATCGTGCGGATCGTCGGCGAGACCTATCTCACACGTCTGGCAAGCGAGACCGGACGGGCCGGAACGGATGCCGGGACAATCAAGTCCCATGAGCCGGTCGGGGCGTGAAATTCCCGGGAAACGGGCAATCAGGCCGGTTAACCCTTTTCATTTACCAGCGATAATAGTATCTTTTCTGATGAAAGGTGGGCCTTCCAGAAATACAGGCACCTTCGACTTTCATCGGACCGTTGTTGATTTGGCCCGAATTGATATCAGGAGATTTCCATGGCGAGCAAAGCAGCCGCTGCCGCAGCGGAAGAGCCGATCGAAGCAGATATCGACGAAGCGACAATCGAGTCCGACGAGGAATTTGACGCAACCCGCGAGCTCACGGCAGACAATCTGATCAAGGATTACATGCTCGCATCGGTTGCAGCCAGCATCGTGCCGGTCGCCTTCTTCGACATCGCGGCGGTGGTCGCAATCCAGCTCCGCATGATCCAGAAGCTGTCGAACCTTTACGGCAAGCCGTTTTCCGAGCGGCTCGGTCGCAAGGTGATCTATGCGCTGGCCGGCGGTGTGCTCGGCTATGGCGCGGGATACATGGTGGCGGCCAGCGCCACCAAGATGATCCCGGGCATCGGCTGGATGGTCGGCATGGTTTCCCTGCCCGTCGTCTCCGGCGGATCGACCTATGCGGTCGGACGCTCGATCGTGAAGCATTACGAGGAAGGCGGCACCCTGCTGGACTTCAACGCCTCCAAGATGCGCGCGTTCTACAAGGAGCAGTTCGAGAAGGGCAAGGACGTGGCGCGCAAGGCCAAGAAGACGGCCACCGCGAGCGCCGAGGCGGCTGCAGAGGAAGCTGCCGCATCCTGATCCTGTCCCGCTATCGCGCGCATCGGGTGATCCGGACATGAACAAAAGCCGCTCCGTGGAAACGGGGCGGCTTTTTTTCGTGGGCACGGATAGGGATGATGTAACCGGCATCGCTGATGCGCCCAGCCCCGGGCCGCGGCGGATCCGCGCCTTGCCGGATCGCGCTCGCGATGTGCGAACCCTTCACAGCCTCAAAGACCTGACCGATCTGAGCGGAGCGACAGACCGGGCCGTTCAGATACGGCGGCGGCGACGCTCGCGGACGGGCTTGGACCAGTTATCCGCGGCCAGCAGCACAATGACGCCGACCACCGGGCTGAAGATAAAGGCGATGAGGAAGTTCCCGACAAAACCAAACCGGGTGTTACGGCCCAGCACGCCGATGATCCAACTGGCCAGGACCCAGAAAAGGAACGCCCAGGGATTTACGAAAATGGTCATTTTGCAATCGTCTCCATCTCCGGGGAAAGCCCGCCGTTTCTGACGTCGGGCCCGGGTGCCTCGACCTGCTTTGGACCGTTTGGCGCGCCCGCACTCCTGTCCAGAGGGATCGTGATCCCGGCAACCGTGTGGAACGCCGTTCCGTCGTGGCGCACGACATAGATTTCAGTGTCGGTGATCAGGCCGTCGCGGTCAAACACCAGGGGCCCGGTCACGCCCAAAAACGGCGTCTTGTAGCGCGCGATCTTCATCACGTCGGACACCTTGTCGGGGGAAAGCGTCCCCGCACGGTTCACCGCATCGCGCACCAGCGTGACCGCATCATAGCCGAGTGCCGCATTCAGATCCGGCAGGGAGCTGTAGGCCTTGAGATAGTCGGCCGAAAATTCCCGCGCATGGGCGCTGGCCGTGCTGTCGCGATCATAGAGCGAAACGCCGATGACATCCTTCATCGCGGAACTGCCGACCTTGCGCTCCACAACCTCGGAGAACAGATACTCCATGCCGAAGATAGGTACGGTAAGGCCGAGATCACGCGCGCGGCGGATGAACTCCGCCGTTTCATCCAACGATGAGGAAACGACGAAGAAGGCGTCATAATCGTTCCGGGTGAAGAGCTTGTTGTCGAGGATGAACATCACGAGATCATCGATCGAGCGCCGGGTGCTTGAAAGGAACCCACGGAAAACCGTCTTCGCCCCGGCCTTGGTAATCGCCTCGGAGAAGAAGTTGGCAGCCTCCTTGCCGTAGTCGGTCTTGTCGGACAGGACAATGAAGTTCTTGTAGCCGGACTTGATCGCATAGCTTGCGATCAGATCGGCGTTGGTCGCGTTGTCGGGCTGGAGGGCAAAGATCGTCTCGAAGGAGTGGTTGGTGAGCGAGGTCGCGGTGGCGTGGGTTGCCAGAAACAGAACGTCGTTGCGCGCATAGATCGAGCTCGCGGTGACCGCCGTGTCCGACCATTCGTGCCCGATGACCGCAACCAGGTTTTGAAGACGCGAGATCCGGTCGGAAAGGCTCAGGGTTTTCGAGACCGTCGTTTCCAGCTCGGTGCCGACACGGATGCCGTCCTCGCGCACAAGCTCCAGCTTCACGGGACGCCCGAGCACCTTTTCCTTCGTGGCGTTGACATGATCCACCGCCAGACGAATGCCGTCGATGAAGCTGTTTTGTTCGTCATCGTCGGAAAAGACGGCGACGATCTTCAGGCTGTCATCTTCGGGCATGAAAGGGGCCAGAAAGAGCCCGAAGACCGATCCGGTCCGGTTGAGACCCGCGATCATCATCGCGCTCACGACGGCGAGAAGCCCTAGCGCCAGAAGCGCGAACAGAACCCGGCGCGCGGGGCGGGCGCTCTTCACGGTCTTGGGTGTGTGCCGATTGTCCGCCTCGCCCTGCACCATCGCACCTATCGGTCGCCGCCGAGAATGAGCGGCATGCCATCCTTGCCCGCCCCTATCACCACGGTCTTGGAATTGGGCGAGGTCGCGAGCTCCTTTGTCGCCTGAACGCCCTGCCAGCGCAGGAGATCTTCGGTCAGGCTGCGTTTGACGATGTCCTGGTACTTGCGGATGCCCTCCGCCTCGATGGCCTTGCGCTCCGCTTCCTTCTGTTCGATCTCAAGCCGGTACTTGTAGGCTTTCTGCTCTTCGGAAAGCGTCAGCTTGCGTTCGATGGCGAGGCGCACGGCAGTTGGCAGTTCAACGTTGCGGACCAGCACGTTATCGACGATCACATAGCGATCCTCGACGCTTGTCAGGCTGCTGATGACCACCGTCTCCAGAAAGCCGAGCCGCGAGGTGTAAACCTCTTCCGGCGTGTATTGGCCAACCGCGCGGCGCAGCACCGCTTCCGTTTCGGGAAAGACGATCTTGTCGAGATATTCCGGACCGACGGTCACGTGCAGGAGGGGCAGAAGGCGCAGATCCGGCTTGTAACGCACCGCGATCTGAAGCTCGATCGGCAGACCATCCTTGGTCAGCATCGTGTAGTTGCGTTCCTTGGTCTGGAGGCGGACATTGTAAATGGCCATCCGGTTCCAGGGCCAGATGATGTGCAAGCCTTCCCCGTAGATCCGGCTCATCTCCGTCCCGGAGACCCAACGGTAAAGAACGCCGGCCTCACCGGATTGCACGGTGATGACGATGCGGTTCCACAGGAGCGCCAGACCAAGCCCCAACGCGACGAGGACAATAAGAAAATAGAGCTGAAAACGGCGCTGGCGATCGCCTCTCAACGCGTCTTCGTAGTCGTCGAAGTCGTCGTCATAAGCCATGCGACCAACTCACCTCATCCTGTCCGGCGCGAAGTAGGACTATAAGGTCAGCCCGCCCCGCTTTCCAATACGCAAACGCCTTGAACACAAACGATTTAAAGGCTCTCCCCCTCAATATCCGTGTTCTGCGGCCGCGATCGGAAGACTTTGTGCCCCGCACCTTGCGCGACCTCATACCGGATCCGCCATCAGTTCTTTCGAAAACTCGGGCAGCCAGTCGGCAAGGGCGGGCTGTCGCAGGACCGAATAGTGATCGGCTGCCACACGCCGCACCCGCAGCGGGAGGCTGGAAAGCGCCGTCCAGCCCTCCACGAAATCGCCATCGAGCCCGTCCATCGCGCGCACCAGCGTGATCGGCAATGTGGAGCGCGGCGGATCATAGGACCGCACAAGCCGGAAATTCGCGCTGAAGACATCCAGCAGGCGATGTACCTCCGCCTCTGTGCCGCCGGGGAAGACGGCATCGAATTGCGGCAGCGCGTGCACGAAGCGCACCACATCCTGATCCGGCGCAAGCGCGACATCGACACCGAAGAGATCGCGCACGAAGGCCCGCCTGCATGCAAGATCGAGATCGGCGGGGGTTAGCCCCTCCCCGCCCTGTACGCCGATAATGTCGGTGGGGGTGTAGCTGTCGATGAGCCCGAGGAAGGAAACCTCCTCGCCCGCCTCTTTCAGCTGACGGGCCATTTCGTAAGCGATGACGCCGCCAAGCGACCAGCCGCACAGCCGATAGGGGCCGGACTGCTGCACTTTCAGGACCTGCCGCAAATACTGGCCAGCCAGCGCCTCAAGGCTGTCGGTCTGCGGGGTTTCGCCGGGTTCCAGTCCCGCAGCGCGCAGGCCGTAGACCGGGGCCTCGAAGGTCAGAGCCTCAAGCAGCGGCCGATAGCAGGAAAGCGTTCCGGCAACCGGATGGATGAGAAAGAGCGGCGGGGCCTCGGGCGCGCCGTTGCCCGCCATCCGTTCCGGCTGGCGAAGCGACACGATGAGGGAGCTGCGCGTCGTTGCCCCTGCCCGATTGGTCAAGGGCGCGGATATCCCGCGACGGCGCAGCAGGCGGGCCTGGCTGGCGATGGTGCCCGCGCCGGCGAGATCGGCAACCGAGAGGCTCGCGCCGAAGACCTGATGGATGCGCCCGAGAAGCCGGACTGTGAGAAGACTGTTGCCGCCCGCGAGCGAAAAGTCCTCATCGATGCCGAGCCCGCCATCATCCGTGGGCCGCCCCAGGGCCTCCGTCCAGATCGCATGGAGATGCTCTTCCAGGCGGTCGCGCGGAGCGCGCGTCTCACCGCTTTCCTTTCGGATCGCCGTTTCCTGCCTGCGCAGGGCCAGACGGTCGATCTTGCCGGAAATCGTCTTGGGCAGGCGGTCGAGGCGGACCCAGATCGAGGGCACCATGTGGGCGGGAAGCATCTCCGCCAGTCGGGCTTTCACATCAGCCATCGCAATGTCGGTTTGCGGCAAGGCGAGATAGGCGGTCAGGACCGGATCGCCAACGCGGTTGCGCTCCACAAGAACGGCGGCCTCGGCAATACCGCAGGCGGTGAGCGCGGCCTCAACTTCGCCAAGCTCGATGCGGTGACCGCGGATCTTTACCTGATCGTCGATCCGACCCCGGAACTCCACCAATCCGCCGCTATTGGGGCGGAAGCAGGCCAGATCGCCCGTGGCGTAGAGCCTGATTTCGCGCCCGCCGATCCGGTGGGTGGCGAATTTCTCCTCAGTCAGGGCGGGCCGACCGTGATAGCCGATGGCCAGCCGATCCCCGCCAAGATGGAGCTCACCGACAATCCCGTCGGGCACGAGGTTGCCGTTCTCATCGAGAATGTAGATCTCCACGCCCGCAAGGGGGCGACCGATGGGCACGCCCATTGGAGCATCGCTGCCGCGATCGGCGGGTTTCACATCATGGATGAACGCGGTGATCGTGGCCTCGGTCGGGCCATAGGCGTTGATCAATCTGAGGTCGGCAAGCGGGCTGCGGGCCCATGCCTCCACCACATCGCCCGTCAGGGCCTCGCCGCCGACAATCACCAGCCGGAGGGCGAGCGGGCGCGCCTCGGGTTTGCGGCTCCCCCATGCGCGCAGCAGTTCGTGCAGATAGACCGGCGGCAGATCGGCAACCGTGATCGCCTTTTCCGACAGATAGTGATGGAAGGCCTCAGGGCCCTGCAAGCCTTCGGGGCGAAGCTCCAGCCTGCCGCCTGCAATCAGGATCGGCAGCATCTGCTCCAGCGCGGTGTCGACGGAAGCGGGGGCGAATTGCAACGCGACGTCGCTTTCCGATATGCCGTATTCGCGGCCCACGATCTGGCAATGACGCGACAGCGCGCCGTGGGACACCACAACGCCCTTGGGCGCGCCGGTGGAGCCTGACGTGTAGATGACATAGGCCGGATCGCCAAGCCGGATTTCCCCCAGCGAGACTTGCGCAAACCGGCTTCGAAGGCCCGGACGCTCCCGGTCGAGATCGATGACATGGGCGGGCGGCGTTTTCAGTCCCTTCAAACGATCCGCATGGGCGGTGTCGCTCAAGACCACCCGCGGCCCCGCATCCCTGACGATGAAGGCGAGGCGTTCGTCGGGGTATTCCGGATCG is a window encoding:
- a CDS encoding STAS/SEC14 domain-containing protein, which encodes MIEQLQGFPENTVAFACHGRLTRADYEKVLIPAVDEAFSRHRKLRLYYEIDGDLEHVEAGAMWSDFKTGLEHWLGWERIAVVTDIAWIGNTISAFTFLMPGEVRLFSVAERDEAKKWITAALAA
- a CDS encoding M10 family metallopeptidase: MTVEHEDILGCTCLNCAATRQFQADAVEPQNAAKPVFTLSQVIDQLTDPAQSWTSTTVTYGFTTVNPGYGSEASGYAPFSAAQRSAAREAIALWDDLTPLTFVESGNGNTADIRFSNTTTGPQVAWAYYPSTYSNYQEEGDVWINPNYWANSYLDYGEYGFHTLVHELGHSIGLSHPGAYNGGSPTYTDMAEYQQDTRQYTVMSYFQASNTGADHSPPGQSTSYGATPLLHDIAAIQAIYGADMTTRTGNTVYGFNSNAGRAQFNFAINTAPVVAIWDAGGTDTLDLSGTSYNQVINLAEGTFSDVMGMTDNLAIAFGVSIENAKGGSGQDQINGNGLANYLYGNAGNDTLNGGDGNDILWGGLGADHLNGGAGIDRAQYHLAAAAVTADLLIAANNTGEAAGDTYISIEHLYGSRYGDTLRGDNARNVIWGWLGNDTINGEGGDDTLYGDVGDDTLNGGDGPDNLLGGLGADVLNGGNGMDRVYYQQATTAVTADLLNPANNTGEAAGDTYISIEHLYGSRYGDTLRGDNARNVIWGWLGNDTINGEGGDDTLYGDVGDDTLNGGDGPDNLLGGLGADVLNGGNGMDRVYYQKATTAVTADLLNPANNTGEAAGDTYISIEHLSGSRYGDTLRGDNARNVIWGELGNDTINGEGGDDTLYGGVGDDTINGGDGRDNLLGGLGADVLNGGNGMDRVYYQQATTGVTADLLNPANNTGEAAGDTYISIEHLSGSRYGDTLRGDNAANSIWGWHGDDDISGEGGDDALYGGSGSDVFHFAAGFASDTVFDFEYGFDTLMFSADFGTDQAVTLAATYGEEVAGNYVFDFGADGQLTILNATESQVVDSIMFA
- a CDS encoding DUF3089 domain-containing protein — protein: MPPFTPADVPPAPDYAEASSWLDLPENPDQFGVDIIWLYPTVLVDNSAWLMDITRKDLIAGAAESVATEARIFSGQANLYAPLYRQMNLAGFNLPEEQRDAIVAYGEDDAKRAMAYYMEHYNKGRPFILAAHSQGSYVLTQLLVDYWGKLGIEDQLIAGYVVGWSVTHQDLKDNPAITICEEARQTGCFVSYNSVAPGRQEASPLILPGAIVVNPLTWTREETLAPASRNRGSTFFNQDHTYQILPEFASAQIADGGLAVVAKDPARLNSPYFPQGVYHGYDYPLFYENIMSNAAQRIQSYLDARK
- a CDS encoding ParA family protein, whose protein sequence is MSGSVITIASLKGGSGKTTLATCLAVHWHLKWRNPLLIDADPQRSIIRLAERERALGGIDLIEQADKSVWETIKQRSPSYGVTIVDTPGFDSDITVAALAVADLVLIPVKASPLDVDRMMDTVKTLMSGMKGWTPAFRCVLTQTTRGSVISRHIRAELEDGGFPLLATDMPNRVAYAEAGLYGATPTQIAPDGPAARDIADIATEAEVLLSTRNARKAVGA
- a CDS encoding DUF697 domain-containing protein → MSKKLPRTSQRTLSDLRNAARDAMEAEIAADPIVEAVASDKAEHRGGETTAMSSPSPASPPQATAAQTDETAPGAAPKATPEPTPKPAARKLAPSRAVATRAPSRPAARAVVAVKPPAFDKAAFREAAGRMIVERHANLAAVTGLIPLPWVDLAAITAIVDRMFRKLARLYGMRLEGERSRQLATAMLTGVAVPAIATFTTSTLFQITLGQNLIGSALTCISAAVIVRIVGETYLTRLASETGRAGTDAGTIKSHEPVGA
- a CDS encoding DUF697 domain-containing protein, whose protein sequence is MASKAAAAAAEEPIEADIDEATIESDEEFDATRELTADNLIKDYMLASVAASIVPVAFFDIAAVVAIQLRMIQKLSNLYGKPFSERLGRKVIYALAGGVLGYGAGYMVAASATKMIPGIGWMVGMVSLPVVSGGSTYAVGRSIVKHYEEGGTLLDFNASKMRAFYKEQFEKGKDVARKAKKTATASAEAAAEEAAAS